AGGTGGGTGCAGGGGCGGGtgctgggggtctgggggtgccggcagaggggtggggatgggggtcCCATTCTCATCATGTCCTGACCACGCTCCCGCACGGCGTTCCAGGCTGGAATCCCGGCTGAGCACGGACATCTCCTCCATCGTGCACCTGCTGCAGCGCCAGGTGCTGGTGCCCCCCGCCTACAGCACCGTGGCCTCCCCCCACCAGCCCCCCCCGGGGCCGCTGCCCTCCACCCTGCCCATCACTCCCATCCGGCCGCTGGCTGAGGTGAGGGACGCCAGGGGGGACACCTGGTCTGGGGGGTGTTCCACTGTGACACAGGCTCTGTGGGTTGGggtcacccctgagccccccaggctGGGGGTGTGCCTGCCTTGGGGGGTATCACTTTGCGTTCCAGTCCATCGTGGGTTGGggtcacccctgagccccccaggtTTGGGGTACGCCCCTCCCATGCCCCCCCACTGCTGGTggtgggctcagggcaggggttGGGGAGACACGCTAAACCCCTGCTGCTGAGTGGGGGGcaccctgagccccccagaTTCGGGGTTCCCCCTTCCCATGCCTATGGCCGTGTCCTCCGGCCCCCCGTGCACGGGGGTCACCCACGGGGGTGCCGTGGTGGAGGTCCCCCCCCGACCCTGACCCCCCTGTTCCGCAGGTCCCGcgcccccccgcgcgccccggatCCCCCGGacgtggtgctgctgctggagccgccCCCCCCCGCGGCGCCGCTCCCTGCCCGGGGCGCTGCCCCCGCccgcggggacccccccggggacccccccgctCCAGAGACACTGCTCCGACCCCGGCAGCTAATGGGAGCGCCGGGGCGCGGCGGGACCCCCGGAGCCACGGGACCCCCGACCCCGGAATGCGGGACCCCCGGAGCCCTCAGACCCCGGGAGATGGGACCCCCAAAGCCcaggacatgggacccctgaCCCCGGAGCGTGGGACCCCTGCACCCGGCAGCCCTGGACGCCACGACCCGGGACCCCCGGAGTCACAGGATCCCTGGAACATGGGACCCCTGGAGCCCTGGAAGTCCTggagccctgggacccccagccccggaATGGGGGACCCCCAGAGTCCTCGGACCCCTGCACCCtgggacccctgggacccccggaGCCCGGCACGTGGGACCCCCGGAGCTGCAGGACCCCTGTTCCCAGCATGTGGGACCCCCAAGCCCAGGACGTGGGACATCCAGAGCCCTGGGATCCCCGACCCCAGAAGGTGGGGACATAGAACTCCCCGACCCCGGGACCTGGGGTCCCCAGAGCCCTCACCCCCGGGCCCCGGCCTGCTGGGGGCTCCGCTGCCCCCCATGGACACTGCCCTTGGTGCCGGCGGCCAGCGGGGGGGCTTGGggcccctgggaccccccgtTACCCCCGCCTTATCCTGGGGCCCCCTGCCCTGGACTGTCAGACTGtgctgctcttcctcctcctcctcctcctcgtccccgaccccggggcggcgggggggtgcccaggtgtgtgtgtgcacaggtgtgCACGGGTGTGTCCCGGGTCCTGTCCCCAGGATGTCGCGTGTGTGTAGGGGGGGTCCCGCTGCACTGGGACATGCGTGTTGCCCCCcccatctgtgtgtgtgtccctgccgtgtccccgcagtgtccccccgccaggacccccccccccccccgttcgCGTGTGAGCCCCGGTGGGGCCTGGCGGGTCCGTGTGTGCCCCGctccgtgtccccatccccgtcccggCTGAGGGTCGGGAGCCTCTGTGTGCCCCTTCCCGTCCGGCTGGGCTGTGTgtccccccgagcccccggccGCTCCCCCCGCACAGCCGGGTGTCACATGGCGGTGTCACCCGACGCACAGGGAGGGGGACGCGGGGGTCGAGGGGCTGCCACTCCCCGGCCGCCCCGTAGCGTGTGCCGTGTTTGTCCCATGTCACCCCTGCATGTCACCCCTGCGTAGGTGCCCCCAATAAACCAGACGGAGACTCCCGGCTCTGTGTGTCACCACCTGGGAGGTGGGGGGAGGCACAGTGACCTCGGATGTCACCGTGACTAGACATCGtgacaggtggggacaggttGGGCCATCCTGGTGGCCACAGCATTGGCAGAGACGGGGACAGACGAGGTGACATCACCTTTACTGAGCCCAGCACGTGGCATCATGTGACATGTCCCACACCATGGTGTCCCTGTGACACTGGGGTCCCCTGTGGGGGCAGAAGGGGTGGCATCACCTTTACTGAGCCCAACAGGTGGTACCGTGTGGCACAGTGTGACATGACTCATGCCATGGTGTCCTGGTGGTACCAGTGTCCTTATGGTGCCGGTGCCAGCATCAGAGGAGGTGACATTGCCTTTACTGGCACATGGCACCACGTGGCACTGTGTGACACGTCCCACAGCCCAGTGTCCTGGTGGCACCGGTGACCCACATGGGGGTGGAAGGGTTGGCATCGCCTTTACTCAGCCTgacaggtggcacatggtgccaTGTGGCACAGTGTGACACATCCCAcaccccagtgtcccagtgtcacTGGTGTCCCACATGGTGCTAGTGCCAGTGCTGGGGTCAGACAAGGTGACACCACCTTTACTGGGCCTGGCATGTGGCAGCATGTGACGTGGTGTGACAAGTCCCACGCCCTGATGGCACCGGTGTTCCCGCGGTgctggggccaggggaggtGACACTGGCTCTGCTGCATCTGTCCCGCAGCACAGGGCCCATGCCCCAGCTCAGTGTCCCCATGCCCCCGCGTCACACCTGGCGGTAGGTGCCGTTATAGGTGAAGGGCTCGGGGTGGACGCAGGCACCGGGGCTGGGCGGGGTCCAGCGCCGGATCTCCAGACGGGAGCAGGTCGGAGGGTCCAGTGGCCGCACGATGACCGGGGCTCGCGATGCCACCGACGGGTCCTCGTTGAAGAAGTTGAAGGGGCGCAGGAAGAAGCCGACGGCGTTGCCAGGGGTGGCTGTGTTGGGGATGTCCTCGGCGTGGGGCACGTGCAGGAAGCCCACAGTCACCCAGGCCACCAGGTCCTTGGGGGGACACACCGCAGTGTCAGTggcaccagggacccccccacggGTGCTGAGGAGACCAGtgggagatggggatacccTCAGGAACTGGGGACTCCCTCATATTGGGGAACCCTGTGGAAGCTGGGGAgaccctctggagctggggaacCCCTGGAGATGGGCCCCCCTCTGGAGATGGAAATGCCCCAGGCCCctcagcagccaccagccctgtgtGCCCGGTGTCACCTGGTCCTCGATGGTCTCGTTGTCGCGGATGAAGTTCTCGAAGGTGaccggggggtcccaggggtcgtTCTGGGTgtagatgctgctgctgcttggctcgTTCTCATGGCGCCGTGTCACGGCCAGGTGGTACCTGGGACAAGTGAGGGGCAGGGTCAGCCCGGGGGCAGGGGGATccctgtcccacccctgcccttgTCCCCCCACTGTGCCACCCATGGCCCAGTCACATCAAGGGGACACAGGGCTGgtgaggggcccgggggtccccaGCTTTGTGCGCACCTCAGCTCCCAAGGGGTTTCCCAACCCTGGAGGGTCCCCAGGTCTGGGAGGCTCCCCAGATCTTGAGGAAGTCCCTAGTTCCAGGGCTTCCTCATCTCCCACAGTGTTTCCAGACTCCCAGGGACTCTTCAACTTCCAGGGGttccacagctccagcagccccctCAGCTCCAGGGTGTCCCAAACCCCCATGGGGTTCTCCAGCTCCTAAGGGGCTTCCCCACCTCCAGGGGCATTGTCAGGTCTGGAGGTCCCCAGGGTCCCAAGGACCTACTCCAGCTCCGGGGCAGGATGGGGAGGTGCCAGCAGGGAGAGGTGCCGCCACAGGAAGGTGTGACCAGGGGAAGGACACCATGCCCCCATGGCCGATGCCGGTGCCTCAGCACACCTCTGGTGATGCTGGAGTCCCcgtgcagccccctccccacgccGTGGAACCCCTCGTGCCCCACCTGGCCCAGGTGACACCACGCTCCTCGCGCCACCCACGGGGCAGCACGGGCCCGGCGtgggagctgagctgcaggCGGAAGGTGCGGCGGTGGCCCCAGCGGTTGCGCCGGCGTGGGTTGGAGAAGAGCAGGTaccgcggcgcggggcggcccAGCGGCAGCGCGGCCTCGCGCTCCCGGCGCCGCGGCTCCCGGTGCAGCCACGGCTGCACCACGCGCGCCCCCGCGCTCCAGGGGTTGGAGATGTTCTCGAAGCGAATGTCCATCGTCTCGAAGCTGTTCCCAGAGCCTGCGGGGACGGGGTGTCGGTGGAGGAGGTGCAGTGGCACAGACCCCCACTGTGGAGGTGGGACACCACGGAGGTGCCACCATGGAGGGGTGGGACACGGCAGGGATGTCACCATGGATGTGGTCTGGGACCCCGTGGAGATGCCAACATGGAGGGCTGAGATGCCACCACCATGGAAGACTGACCCCACAAACAAGCCGCCATGGAGGGCTGGGATGCAGTTTGAGATGCCAGCGTGGAGAGGAGGGCCTTTGAGGAGATGCCACCATGGAGGGCTGGGACACCAGGAGATGCTACCATGAATGTGGCCTGGGAAATATCACCCTGGGGGACTGGGACTCCACAGAGATGCCACCATGAGGGGCTGGGAccctgcagagatgccaccacCATAGAGGGCTGGAACCCCAGATGTCACCAGGGCTGGGAGATTCCACCACCATGGAGGGATGTGatgctgcagagatgccaccacGGAGGGGGATCATCATCTGAGGGTCTGGGTGATGGCCAAGTGATACCACCCTTCTGGGAACAAGGCACCCCATCCACTGGAACCCTCTGTGGGCCCAGCCcctctctcccagtgccctccccatGGCCAGGGGGTGTCAGAAGCTGTCGGGGCCCTTCACCTGCAACATCCAGGTCCACCTTGTAGTGCACCAGGTGGGTGTGGATGTTGcccaggaggtggctgtgcaCGCGGCTGCCATAGCGCCGGCCCTCCGGCGTGTAGAAGGTGGCGTGAATGTAGCCGGTGGCGTGGACCTTGGCCTCCAGGACACCGTTGGGGTAGAGCAGGAAGTCCCAGATGTAGTCATAGTTGTAGACAGTGGAGGTGGTCCTGAGCACCAGCGCCCGTCCCTCCAGCCCCGCGTAGAAGTGGAAGCCGCCCTGGAAGTCATTGTCGAAGTGGCGGCGCAGGGGGACACCCGTGGGCAGCTCGAAGACGCAGAGGGCATGGCGGAAGCGCACGGGGCCGTCGGCGTCCAGGAGGTGGTGGGCGTCCAGGAAGGTGGCGGTCTCAGGGCAGTCCACACCACGCGCCAGCTCATAGCTGGAGGCGCCCATGGCCCAGCCGGCGTCCATGTACTTGGTCTGCATGGCAGCCGGTGAGTGGCCACCGTAGAAGGCGATGGCCTCCTGCACGCTCAGCTCGTAGGCCACGCGCTCGCCGCCAAAGCGCACGTCGAAGAGCTGCAGGCCGGCGGAGGAGCGCAGCCGGAACGCCAGGCTCCAGCCGCCGTACTCCAGCCGGTTCCCGCGCAGCCGGTAGCGCCGGCCCTGCGGCTCGCACACCTTGGCGCCGTGCACCTCGGTGGGGGTCCCGCTGGCGAAGCGCCCGCGGGGCTCGTAGCTGGAGAAGAGGTGGCGGGCGGGGGGCTCGGGCAGGCGGGCCAGGGGCAGCGTCCCCCGTGCGTGGCTCTCGGCCAGCTCCCGCACGCTGCCGAAGTACC
This genomic interval from Aphelocoma coerulescens isolate FSJ_1873_10779 chromosome 2, UR_Acoe_1.0, whole genome shotgun sequence contains the following:
- the AOC1 gene encoding diamine oxidase [copper-containing] isoform X2 translates to MRRRQRRMWLLGLPWALALLVTMASSGPSADPPDPASIFADLSPEELGAVRTFLMGRPELGLSPSQGGPLAKNSLFLVELLPPKKRSALRFLEHVGARPRREARAIIFFGAQAEPNITELAVGPLPRPSSYRVLGFKGGRAVPFSARPMTRLEYELLYEALVAAMAPLEPLLREATGFGFQNCSERCLTFSDIAPRGLGPGERRTWLVIQRFVEGYFLHPAGLEVLLDHQDPDPRRWAVRQLWYNGRYFGSVRELAESHARGTLPLARLPEPPARHLFSSYEPRGRFASGTPTEVHGAKVCEPQGRRYRLRGNRLEYGGWSLAFRLRSSAGLQLFDVRFGGERVAYELSVQEAIAFYGGHSPAAMQTKYMDAGWAMGASSYELARGVDCPETATFLDAHHLLDADGPVRFRHALCVFELPTGVPLRRHFDNDFQGGFHFYAGLEGRALVLRTTSTVYNYDYIWDFLLYPNGVLEAKVHATGYIHATFYTPEGRRYGSRVHSHLLGNIHTHLVHYKVDLDVAGSGNSFETMDIRFENISNPWSAGARVVQPWLHREPRRREREAALPLGRPAPRYLLFSNPRRRNRWGHRRTFRLQLSSHAGPVLPRGWREERGVTWARYHLAVTRRHENEPSSSSIYTQNDPWDPPVTFENFIRDNETIEDQDLVAWVTVGFLHVPHAEDIPNTATPGNAVGFFLRPFNFFNEDPSVASRAPVIVRPLDPPTCSRLEIRRWTPPSPGACVHPEPFTYNGTYRQV
- the AOC1 gene encoding diamine oxidase [copper-containing] isoform X1 produces the protein MGRQRQGRMWLLGLPWALALLVTMASSGPSADPPDPASIFADLSPEELGAVRTFLMGRPELGLSPSQGGPLAKNSLFLVELLPPKKRSALRFLEHVGARPRREARAIIFFGAQAEPNITELAVGPLPRPSSYRVLGFKGGRAVPFSARPMTRLEYELLYEALVAAMAPLEPLLREATGFGFQNCSERCLTFSDIAPRGLGPGERRTWLVIQRFVEGYFLHPAGLEVLLDHQDPDPRRWAVRQLWYNGRYFGSVRELAESHARGTLPLARLPEPPARHLFSSYEPRGRFASGTPTEVHGAKVCEPQGRRYRLRGNRLEYGGWSLAFRLRSSAGLQLFDVRFGGERVAYELSVQEAIAFYGGHSPAAMQTKYMDAGWAMGASSYELARGVDCPETATFLDAHHLLDADGPVRFRHALCVFELPTGVPLRRHFDNDFQGGFHFYAGLEGRALVLRTTSTVYNYDYIWDFLLYPNGVLEAKVHATGYIHATFYTPEGRRYGSRVHSHLLGNIHTHLVHYKVDLDVAGSGNSFETMDIRFENISNPWSAGARVVQPWLHREPRRREREAALPLGRPAPRYLLFSNPRRRNRWGHRRTFRLQLSSHAGPVLPRGWREERGVTWARYHLAVTRRHENEPSSSSIYTQNDPWDPPVTFENFIRDNETIEDQDLVAWVTVGFLHVPHAEDIPNTATPGNAVGFFLRPFNFFNEDPSVASRAPVIVRPLDPPTCSRLEIRRWTPPSPGACVHPEPFTYNGTYRQV